One stretch of Acanthochromis polyacanthus isolate Apoly-LR-REF ecotype Palm Island chromosome 16, KAUST_Apoly_ChrSc, whole genome shotgun sequence DNA includes these proteins:
- the LOC127530393 gene encoding E3 SUMO-protein ligase ZBED1-like: MVIKDSQPFSIVEDAGFRELVHALDPNYVLPSRKALKSMVEDRYREAKEKAKEQVRKAAAVSLTSDMWTSINMDAYLAVTCHYISDEDQLCTSLLGVQHFPKAHTAENLAAGHAQLMEEWGITDKVKCLVTDGAANMNACVRQLNIRHTVCIAHTINLLVRKSFDDVPGLNDLRHKCRRLVTLFRSSTSAKERLVQVQEEMGRQPYRMIIEVETRWNSTFHMLERLYELREPVGAALASLKTDVAPPTASEYEAIKDVLNVLEPFHQATVEVSSERRVSGSKVIPLMKMLHHTVSCRLPTLTTARQLGDNLIRRLKEHIHNLESVSALTLPTLLDPRFKKLGFLTPGKTQEAINRLKNECVNMIRRESPPPTCKPSPWIRQPIMLLDTSVTTSRSSSSATADATIELDRYLAEANILRMRIHSYTGKPARRSVRIYID; encoded by the exons ATGGTCATTAAGGACTCTCAGCCTTTCTCAATTGTGGAGGATGCGGGATTCAGGGAGCTTGTTCATGCACTGGATCCCAACTATGTGCTCCCAAGCAGAAAG GCTCTGAAGTCAATGGTGGAGGATAGATACCGGGAGGCCAAGGAGAAGGCCAAGGAGCAGGTCAGGAAGGCTGCAGCTGTCAGCCTCACGTCGGATATGTGGACATCCATTAACATGGATGCGTATCTGGCGGTGACCTGTCACTACATTAGTGATGAGGACCAGCTCTGCACTTCCTTACTGGGAGTGCAACATTTCCCGAAGGCCCATACAGCTGAGAACCTGGCTGCAGGGCATGCACAGCTGATGGAGGAGTGGGGCATAACGGATAAAGTGAAATGCCTGGTCACCGACGGAGCAGCTAACATGAATGCGTGTGTCAGACAGCTAAACATCAGACACACCGTGTGCATTGCACACACAATTAATTTACTTGTGCGCAAGTCATTTGATGATGTGCCTGGGCTAAATGACTTGCGCCATAAATGCAGAAGGTTGGTGACCCTCTTTCGATCCAGTACATCAGCTAAAGAAAGGCTTGTTCAGGTGCAGGAAGAAATGGGGAGGCAGCCTTACAGAATGATAATTGAAGTTGAGACAAGGTGGAACAGCACTTTCCATATGTTGGAAAGGTTGTATGAGCTCAGAGAGCCAGTGGGAGCAGCCTTAGCCTCCCTAAAAACTGACGTTGCACCTCCAACAGCTTCAGAATACGAAGCAATAAAGGATGTGCTGAATGTTCTCGAGCCATTCCATCAGGCAACAGTTGAAGTCTCTAGCGAGAGGAGGGTGTCTGGATCAAAAGTGATCCCTCTCATGAAAATGCTGCATCATACAGTTTCCTGCAGACTCCCAACCCTGACCACTGCAAGGCAGCTGGGGGACAACCTCATCCGGCGCCTTAAGGAACACATCCACAACTTGGAATCAGTCAGTGCTCTCACACTGCCAACCTTATTGGATCCGAGATTTAAAAAACTTGGATTTCTAACTCCTGGCAAAACACAAGAGGCAATAAATAGACTGAAAAATGAGTGTGTCAATATGATCAGGAGAGAGTCTCCCCCTCCCACCTGCAAGCCGTCCCCGTGGATCCGCCAGCCAATCATG CTCCTGGACACATCAGTCACCACCAGCAGGAGCAGCTCCAGCGCCACTGCCGATGCAACGATTGAGCTGGACCGCTACCTGGCAGAGGCAAATATTCTGAGGATGAGGATCCACTCGTATACTGGAAAACCTGCAAGACGCAGTGTCCGCATCTATATCGACTAG